A window of Bradyrhizobium diazoefficiens genomic DNA:
AATACTGGTGCTCGGAGAAGCAGGTCGAGACCGCCGACGAATGCCTCCAGCTGTTCGGCGGCTACGGCTACATGCAGGAATACCCGATCTCGCGCATCTTCATCGATTCCCGCATCCAGAAGATCTATGGCGGCACCAACGAGATCATGAAGCTGCTGATCGCCAGGTCGCTGTAGCTCCATTCATTTCGTACACCAGCCGACTTTCAGCATCGCTCGCACCGCCGGCTTCGGCGGCACGGGCCCTTGCTCGGCCGCCAAACGAATTCAGCTCGGCGGACACAACTCCGCTTGTCACGCGCGGCTCCCAGCCATACGCTGCCCGTCATCGGCAGCCGCCATCTGGTTGCGTTTGCATCAGGTCAGGAGAATTGCAAATGGTTCACGTCTCGCGACGGAAACTGCTTCAGCTTGCGGCTGTGGCCCCATCGGCACTTCCCGTCGCCTGGGCGTCGGCCGCATCGGCCGCGAGCGGAAAGAAGATCCTCACCGCGGTGATGCAATCGGACCTTCGCGTCACCGATCCGGGCTTCACGACGGCCATCATCACCCGCGACCACGGCTACATGGTCTACGATACGCTGCTCGGCATTGATTCCAGCTTCAAGGTGCGGCCGCAGATGGCCGACTGGACCGTATCCGCAGACAAGCTGATCTACACCTTCACCTTGCGCGACGGCCTGAAGTGGCATGACGGCGCGCCGGTGACGGCCGAGGACTGCGTCGCCTCGCTGAAGCGCTGGGGCACCAGCGTCGACGGCATGGCGCGCAAGCTGATGGACTTCACGGCAGGCATCGACGCCGCGGACGCCAAAACGATCGTCCTCAAGCTGAAGGAGCCCTATGGCCTTGTGCTTGAGACGATCGCCAAGCCATCGTCGATCTGCGCCTTCATGATGCCCAGGCGGCTCGCGGAGACCCCGATCACCAAGCAGATTCCGGAGCAGATCGGCTCCGGCCCGTTCAAGTTCGTGGCTGCCGAATTCCAGCCCGGCGTAAAAGCCGTTTACGAGAAGAACACCGGCTATGTGCCGCGCAAGGAGCCGGCCGAGTGGACCTCGGGCGGCAAGGTGGTCAAGGTCGACCGTGTCGAGTGGCTGACGATGCCGGACGCGCAGACGGCGCTCAACGCGCTGCAATCCGGAGATGTCGATTTCGTCGAAACGCCGCCGTTCGACCTGCTGCCCGTGCTCGAGTCCAATCCGGACATCAAGATGGCAATCCTGAACAAGTTCGGCTTTCAGTCGTTCGGCCGGATGAACTTCCTGCATCCGCCGTTCGACAATGTGAAGATCCGCCGAGCCGCCCTGCTCGCGATGAACCAGAAGGATGTGCTCGACGCACAGATCGGCAATCCCAAATACTACAAGCTCTGCGGCGCCTACTTCATCTGCGATACGCCGCTGGCCAGCGACGCCGGCGGTGAGACCCTGATCAAGGGCAACGGTATGGCGGAAGCCAGGAAGGCCCTGGCCGAGGCCGGCTATGACGGCACGCCTGTGGTGATCCTGGCACCGACCGACCAGATCCTGCTGAAGGCGCAGCCGGTCATCGCCGCGCAATTGTTGCGCGAGGCCGGTTTCAAGGTCGATCTTCAGGCGATGGACTGGCAGACCGTGGTGACCCGGCGCGCCAGCCAGAAGTCCCCGAAGGAGGGCGGCTGGAACATGTTCTTCACCTACCAGGGCGCCGCCGATTCGATGAACCCGCTCGTCAATGGCGCGATGGTCGGCAAGGGCAAGGAGGGCGGCTGGTTCGGCTGGTCCGAAGACCCCAAGCTCGAGCAGTTGCGCGACGCCTTTGCCCGCGCCACCTCCCCGGAGCAGCAGAAGAAGATTGCCCTCGACATCCAGAAGGAAGCCTATGATCAGGTGATCTACGTCCCGCTCGGTCAGTTCCAGGCGCCGAGCGCATGGCGCAAATCGCTGACCGGCGTGATCGACGGCCCGGCAACGCCGATGTTCTGGAATGTCGACAAGAACGAATAGGCTCAAGGCCTCGCACCACAAGCGGCGGGAGGCGAAGCTCTATTTCGGATGCCACCAGCGGCCGCCGATGACGACGCCCTCCGAGGCGATCTTGCGATCGCCGATCAGGTGCTCGCCGACGACGTCCTCATAGTCGAACTGACCTTGCCTGACCGAGATCAGCGTGGCATCGCCGACGCTGCCCGGCTTGAGACTGCCGAGCTCGGGGCGCCGCAGGGCCATTGCCGCATTCACGGTCGAAGCCGCAATCACATCCGGCAGCTCCATGCCCATGCACAGGAATTTCGACATGGTCGTGACCTGATCGAAGGCGGGGCCGTCGATGCAGAGCTGATGGATGTCCGAGGAGATGGTGTCCGGATAGAAGCCGTTGGCGAGCATGGCGCGCGCAGTCTTGAACGCGAACGAGCCCTTGCCATGGCCGATGTCGAACAGCACGCCGCGCTCGCGTGCGTCCAGCACCGCCTTCTTCACCGTGCCTTGCGCGGTCGCCGGCGTGTTGGGGAAGGGGCGGAACGCATGGGTGAGCACGTCGCCGGGACGCAGACGGGCCAGCACCTCCTCATAGCTCGGCGGCGGATGGTCGATATGCGCCATCAGGGGCATGCCGACCTCGTCGGCAACCTCCAGCGCGATGTCGAGCGGCACCGCCCCGGACGTGCCCGAGGAGTGCAGGCCGACGCGCACCTTGATGCCGACGATGAGGTCGCGGTTGGCATCGGCCACCTTCGCCGCCTCGATCGGGTTCATCAGCCGCAACTCCTCGCTCTCCCCGACCATGATCCGGTGCGAGAAACCGAAGATGCCGGCATGCGAGACGTGCAGGTAGGCGAGGATGCGGACCTGGCTCGGCTCGATCACATGCTTGCGGAATCCGGCGAAATTGCCGGGCCCGGCGCTTCCGGTGTCGACCGCCGTGGTGACGCCGGAGAGACGGCAGAACTCCTCGGCGTCGATGCCGAGCGACGTGCCGCCCCAATAGACATGGGTATGCAAATCGATCAGCCCTGGCGTCACGATGAGCTGCGAGACATCGCGCACCTCGGTGCCCGGATCCGCCTTGAGGGCGCTGCCGACCGCCGCCACCTTGCCGCCGGCGAAGGCGATATCGGTCACGGCATCCAGCTTCTGCGAGGGGTCGATTACCCGGCCTCCGCGCAGGATCAGGTCGAAAGGCATCATGGTCTCCGGATGTGGCGGCCAAATCAAATGCAGGCTGGGTCAGCCGGCCAGCAGAAAGGTATCCCCATGCACATCGATAAGCACGAGATGAATCATGTCAATGTCCGAGCCCGGCTCAATCCCATGATCCGATCGACCGGCAAGCCGTCTGCGATCTGGCTTTCCAACGATCTCCTCGCCCAAAGGGATTACGGACATGAGCTACGCCAGCATCGATCAATATACTGGCGCATAGTCGCGTTACAGGTTCGACGCAGACAGCGGAGGTGCCGCCGCCGACGCAAGCTGGCGACTGCTGCCCGATTGGACCAGATGCTCAACGAGCATCTGTGTCACGACCGAGAGCCCAGCAGGATTGCGGGTCACTATCTTCAGTTCGCGATAGGCCCAGTCATCTCTGAGTGGGATCGCCTTGATGCCCATGCCAGAGGCCAACACTTCAAACGCCCGATCCGGAATCAATCCGACACCAAGGCCACACTGCACCATCCGGCAAATGGCATCAAAGCTCGGCACGTTGATCCGCAGATTGACCGCTTTTCCAGCCTCGGCGGCTGCCGCGCGCGAACGCGTATAGATCGCGCTGTCGGCGTGGAAGCCGATATGGTCAAAATCCAGGCTTTCCACGAAATCGATTGAGGCACGATCGGCCAACGGATGATCTTGCGGCACTACCAGTGTAAGCCGGTCACTACGATAGGGATGGATAAAAAGATCGCGGCTGTCGGTCGTGGACACGCAGATGCCCAATTCCGCATACCCCTCCTCGACACCCTTGACGACACCCGCACTCAGTCTTTCCTCGAGATGGATTTTGACCAGATTGTGGGTCGAGAAGAACGCGGGCAGGTCGTCGGGAAGGAATTCGACGATGGCCGACACGTTCGCGAGCATCCGGATGTGGCCCCTGATGCCGATGCGGTATTCGTCGAGTTCCGCTCCCATCTTCTCGACGCTCGTCAGCATCGACCGGGCGTGGTGCAGCAGGGATTCTCCGGCGGGAGCCAGCATCATGCCCTTCGAGTGCCGGATAAAGAGCTCGGTACCAAGCGCCTGTTCAAGCTCCCCCAGCCGCTTGCTCACCGCGCTCAGCGCGATGTTCTCTCGCGACGCCGCGCGCGTCAGCGTCCCCTCCTCGCACACGGCGACGAAGAGCTGGAGCGACGTTAAATCGATACGCCGGATGAGATTGTAGATTTGTCGCATCGGTCTTTCAATCCGTGTGGGCACCGGGCAGCCTCCTGCTCCCATCCTGCACGGCCAGTACGTGCCACTACCTTAGGTAAGCTGATCAGCTGCATCCCGGTCAAGGTCGAAAAGGGGCCGTGAGTCATTGTAAAGCCGCGAGTGATCTTCAATACGCCAGCTCTCGCCATAGCTCGCCAGCAAGGGCCTTCGTCGAATGCGAATGGTGCCTTTCCTAAAAGAAATTGGCGCTCTCCGGCCGGGCTCATCATCCTGTCACCACGCAGAATCGATGAGACGGACTATGACCGAAATCTCCGAAAGAGATGAGTTCGCAACTAGGCGGCCGCTCGGACCAGCGCCAGCAGCGCCTGACCCGAGCGCGCCAGAGACGGGCCTGTCCGGGACCTACAATATTGTCGGCGTATTGCTGGCGACGATCGGGGCGGTGGCGTTTTCCATTCGCCCGATATTCGTCAAGCTCGCCTATGAGGACATGCACGATCCCGTGACGCTGCTGGCGCTTAGAATGATCTTCTCACTGCCGTTCTTCGTCATTGCACTTGCCATCTATCGCGGGCCTTCCGGCGGTCAGAAGCTTCCACCGATCACCGCGCGCGACGCCCTGGCGCTCGCTGCCTTGGGCTTCGTCGGCTACTATTTGTCGAGCTTCCTCGACATGACCGGCCTGCAATATGTCGCCGCTGGCGTCGGCCGCTTGATCCTGTTCATGTACCCGACCATCGTGGTGGTAATCTCAGCCGTCGTCCTCAGGAAGCCGATCACTTGGCGCGAGTTGATCGCGTTGGCCATCACCTATGCCGGTGTCGTGCTGGTCCTTTCGGGACAGTTCGACAAGGTGAGCGCAAATTTCTGGCTCGGCGCGCTGCTCGTCATGCTGAGCGCGGTGACCTTCTCGGTGTATCTCGTGGGAAGCGGCGAGGTCGTTCTGAGGCTGGGTTCGATACGCTTCACGGCCTATGCCACGGCCTCAGCCAGCATATTTTGCATCGTTCAGTTCATGGCGCTCCGCCCGCTGAGCGCGCTGGTGCTGCCCGTCAGGGTGTATGTGCTCGCCCTCTGCATGGCGCTGTTCAGCACCGTGATGCCGGTCTTCATGATGGCCGAAGCACTGCGCCGGATCGGCGCAAGCCGCGTCGCGATGATCAGCGCCCTCGGTCCCGTCGCCACCATCGTGTCAGGATATCTCGGGCTGGACGAGAGGATGTCGCTGGTGCAGTCAGTCGGCGGCGTATTGGTCGTGGTCGGCGTGCTCATCGTTGCGGCCCAGGCCCGCGCCATGGACAGGAAATAGCATCGCGCAAAAAGGCGACAAAATGGCGATCCCGGGAAGACTCGAACTTCCGACCTACGGTTTAGGAAACCGTCGCTCTATCCGGCTGAGCTACGGGACCGAGGAACCCGCAAGTCGCGGGTTCGGGCCCCTCATAGCAGAGCAGGATGCGGTTCGCCAGCCGCAAGGCGGCCCAGATCATCGTCAAGCTGGGCAGGACGGCCGTACAATGCGCCCAGGCCCCTCTCGGCGGAGCAGCTCACATGATCGACAGCATCAGCGCCATCACGCTCGGCACCCATGACATGGCGCGCGCCGTGCACTTCTACCGCTCGCTCGGGTTCGAGCTCTTGCATGGTGGCGACACCGCTGCATTCACGAGCTTTCGTGCCGGCAACGGCTATCTCAACCTGACGGCGCAGCCGGACGATAAACGCTGGTCCTGGTGGGGCCGGGTCATCTTCCATGTCGCCGATGTCGACGCGACCTATCAGCAGGCGTGCGCGGCCGGGTGGCAGCCCTCGACCACGCCGCGCGATGCTGAATGGGGCGAGCGCTACTTTCATCTCAGCGACCCCGATGGTCATGAGCTCAGTTTTGCGCGGCCGCGCGGTCCTGTGCCCTGATATTGTTTTCCTTCACCACCTTGTCCCCAATAGGCGATCTGCTTGTTCGAAGAAGGTCTTAAAGGCAGCGCCGTCCAGCATCGTCACGTGCTGCGTCTCCTCCCTTTGATTCCTGCGCTTTGCTTTTGCTCTCCGGCGGTTCAGCTCGTCCCGAAGCCCGATCCCGCCTTTTTGTATTCCGGCCGCGGCGGACTGAAGATGTCCAGCACCCGGGCGCCGTCGGGGCCGGCGCGCATGGTGTGCGGCACGTTGGCCGGAGTGCGCCAGAAATCGCCCTTCTTCACGGCAATCTCTTCGTCGCCCTGAACGCGGATGGCGGAGCCGTCGAGCAGCACGCCCCATTGCTCCTCGGGATGGTGGTGCAGCGTGCCCCGCGCGTGCGGTGCCAGCGTCACCACCGACAGCATGGCCTGCTCACCGGAGTAGATGCGCGTGGTTACCCCCGCGGCGAGCTCGCGGAACAGCCCGTCGCCGGTGTCGTCGATATGATGGAATTCGTCCTTCTGGCTCACGCCATCCTCCCTTCGTTCGTCTCTGATCAGGATTTGCCGTAAGCCCCCTGGTAACGTCCCTCGCGGATCGCCTTCAGCGTCTCCTCCTCGCGCGCGACCTGGGCGCGCACCGCTTCGAGCAGCGCCGCGGCACCGGCGGCGGGAAACGACACCACGCCATCCTCGTCGCCGACCACGATGTCCCCGGGTGCAATCACGCTGCCGCCGATCGACACAGGCACGTTGATCTCGCCGGGGCCGTTCTTGTAGGGGCCGCGGTGGATCACCGCGCGGGCGTAGCAGGGAAAGTCGTCTGCCGCGAAAGCCGCGACGTCGCGGATCGCGCCGTCGATGACGTAACCTTCCGCTTTGCGCCACTGCGCGATGTTCTTCATGATCTCGCCGACCAGCGCGCGGGTCTCATCGCCGCCGCCGTCGACCACGATGACGTCGCCGGGGCCGACCAGTTCGAGTGCACGGTGGATGGCGAGATTGTCGCCGGGCCGGGTGCGCACGGTGAAGGCCGTGCCCACCAGCTTGCCGCGGCGATGCCAGGGTTTGAGCCCCACCGCGCCGGGCAGCCGGGCGAGATTGTCTGAAATGACCGAGGTCGGCGCACCGCGAAAGCCTTCGATGATGTCGGCCGGCGGCTTCGGCACGCTGCTCGCTGCGATGGTGATCGTCATGTCAGTCCTTCCGTGTTTGTCTTACCCGGCGTGCGCCCGCGCCATCGCCGGCCAGATCCGGAAGGCGCGGCCCTCCTTCATCCACGCTGCGCGCTCGTTGCGCAACAGCGTGCGGCGGACCTTACCGGAATCATCGCGCGGCGGCGCGCCGACGAATTCGAAACTCTCGGGGTGCTTGTAGCGGCTGAGCCGGTCCTTCAGGAACTCCGCCATGCCGTCCGCAATGGCCTGGCCGTCGGCATCGCTCTCCGGCTCGATGATGGCATGCACCCGCTGGCCCAATTCCGGATCAGGCAATCCGACTGCCACGCAGGACCGCACGCCGGGGCAGGCAGACACCGCGGCCTCGACCTCGGCCGGATAGATGTTGGCGCCGCCGCGCAGCACCATGTCGGCGAGGCGGTCGCCGAGATAGAGATAGCCATCGGCATCCAGCCTGCCGATATCGCCGAGCGACTCCCAGCCATCGCTGCGGCGCTTCGGCTCGGCGCCGAGATAGTGATAGGTCGCGTCCTTGCCCTCATTGTTGAGGAAATAGATCTCGCCGGTCTCACCCGGCGCGACGTCGTTGCCGTCCTCGCCGATGATGCGAAGCTTCGCCATGTCGCCGATCTTGCCGACCGAACCCTTGTGTGTCAGCCATTCGGTGCCGGAGATGATGCAGGCACCCTGCCGCTCGGTGCTGCCATAGAGCTCCCAGATCCGCTCGGGCCCGAGCCAGGCGATCCAGTTCTCCTTCAGCCACGGCGGCATCGGCGCGGCCATGTGGAAGACGGTCTGCAGGCTCGACAGATCATAGGCGTTGCGCACGTTCTCCGGCAGGGCCCATATCCGGTGCATCATGGTCGGCACGAAATTGACCCATTGCACGCGCTCGCGCTCGATCTGCCGCAATGTCTCCTCGGCATCGAACTTGACGAGACCGGTGAGCTGACCGCCGGTGAACAGCGCGTAATGCGACAAGATGAACGGTGCATTGTGATAAAGCGGCCCCGGATTGAGCAGCGAGACGCCGAAGGGAATGTTGAGCGGCGGCGTAGCCGCCGTATCGGTCACCGCCGGATGATGGTCGAGGATCACCTTGGGACGACCGGTCGAGCCGCCCGAGGTCATGGCCTTCCAGTAGCGTGCCACCGGCGGAGCAAGCGGCTCGTCCGAAAATCCTTCCGGCACGAAATCCGCCGGCAGACGATTCGGCGCGTTCCAGTCGATCTCGCCGCCGACCACCAGCGCCGGCTTCAGAATGTCGAGCACGGCGGCGGCTTCGCCGCGCGGCAGCCGCCATGACAGCGAGGTCGGCGTCGCGCCACACTTCCACACCGCAAACGAGGTCTCGAAGAACGCGTTGCCGTTGGGCAATCCGATCGCAACGAAATCGCCGGGCTTGACGCCTTTCGCCGCGAACGCCCGCGCGCGCCGGTTGGCGCCGCGCTCGAGCTCGTCCCATGTCAGCGTGTCCTGCCCGTGGCGGACGGCAATCATGCCTTGCGGTTTGCGCTCAGCGTACCAGCGCGGCACGTCGGACAGGGGCAGCAACATCAGGCGTTTCCATTTCGCTTCTTGGCGCCGCCTCGGGTGAGGCGCTCGCGGGGCGAAGTGTAGCAGCCGGCCGGCGCGACGCTGTAACTCCTGCGCCACGTCAAGCACAAAATGTCAGCACCCCAGCCATGAAATTCCCGGGTTCCATGGGTGACAAGCCGGCGATAAAGGGGCAAAAATCCGGCTCGACTCAGTTCCGGTTGAATTTTGCAAGGAATGCTCTCGTAGAATGTCATCCGTGATTGCATTGCGTCGCGCGGCGCTGTTTCTCACTGCCGCAGCAGGATCTTTCCTGCTGACGCACGCGCATGTCCAGGCGCAATGGTGGAAGCGCGCGCCGGTCGACTTCGAGGAATGTGCCGACGCCGCCGAGAAGGCCGCGACCAAGGCCGAGAAAACATCCGCACTTGGCGATTGCAACGCCAAGTTTGCCGGCCGCCGCAAGCCGGGCGGCGGCTATTCCTATTACGACTTCCTCCAGGATCGCACCTTCGACATCGCCGGACCCAATCCGACGCCGGAGGAGCAGAAGAAGATCGACGAGGCGTACACGGCCTATCTCGCCAACCAGCGCCGCAGCAACGAAGCGGCTGAGGCCGCCATGCGTCTACAGCGCGAGCGGCAGGAGCAACAGGCGCGACGGCTCCAGCAGGTCGCGTTGCGAGCCGAGATCGAGCGCGTGCCGGTGCCGGTCGAGCGGCCGAAGGTGCAGCAGAACGTCGGTCAGCGAAGGGGCGCGCCCTGCACCAAGGGCTCGTTCTCCTGCGAATGGCCGCGCCTGTCAGAAAGCTTGAACGATCTGAAGAAGCTGTTCAGTCCGGCACCCAGCAAGCCGGCGAAGAAGGGTTGAACAGCGGCCACATACTCCGCTGTCGTCCCGGACAAGCGTAGCTCTCGACAACGCGAAGCGTTGTTGAGAGCGGAGTGCCGACCCGGGACCCATAACCCCAGGGAGCAGTTATTGCGCGCAGCAGGTCACCCCGAGTCACCGTAACCACATCTTCCTGGGGCTATGGGTCCCGGATCGGCGCGCGCTTTGGCGCGCTTGTCCGGGACGACAGCGGGGCATGTCGCGTCACTTCGTGTGCTTCTTCTTGCGCTTCGATTTGTCCGCGGGCACATCCGCCGGCGCCGTTGTCATCGGCGAACTACCCAACTGAGATCGGCTCTCCTGCAATCGCCGGTCATAACCCGGAGAGGTCACGACTGTCGGCGGCCTTGCGTAAGCGAGCGCTGTTGCGCCGCAGAGGGCGGTCAGCGCGAGTCCTATCATCAGACAACGCCTCATCGCGTTTCTCCTTTGCACTCGGCCCTACCCACGAATCTGTTGCGGCGTCAGCCGGGGCGGGCCGTTGTCCGCGGCTTCAGCCTGCTTGATCAGCGCAACAATGCGGCGCATCAGCGGCACGTCGAGATGGTTCTGCTCGGCGAGCGCGATGACCGCGCCCTGGAGATGGTCGATCTCCGTCTTGCGGCCTTGTTTCAGATCCTGCCACATCGAGGAGCGCGCCTCCGGATCGATCTTCATGGTTCGTCCCAGGATCGCGTTGAAGATCATATCGGGCAGTCGCAGCAAGGCCGGTGTCCAGTTCATCGGGATCGGCGTCGCCGAGACCGGCGTGATGCCGGCGGCCTTCAGCGCGGCCAGGCCTTCCTCCATTTGGTCGGCGAACAGTTTTCGCCAGTCGCGGTTCGCCAATTGTGCCGCGAGCGGCATGTCGGACAGCGCGCTGAGCGCATTGTTCAGATTGATCATCAGCTTGCCCCATTGCACGCCGGCGATGTCGCGGCTCGCGCGCATGGCGAGGCCGGGCACCGAGAGCGCCGCGGCCGTGTTCTCGGCGTCCTCGCCGATATGGATGTCGCCGGAGGTCGAGCGGTGGAAACGGCCCTCGCCCATTGCGATCACGTTGAACGGCACCATCCCGGCGAGCACGCGGCGGCCGCCGAGCCGCTCGCGCAGCACGGCGACATTGCCGACACCGTTCTGAAGCGAGACGATGGCGGCATCCTGCGGCGCGTGCTGCGCGATCTGGTCCGCGACATCGGCAGTGTCTGCGCTCTTCACCGTGACCAGCACGATGCCGGCACTGTGGAAGATCGCGGGATCCTCCGAGAGCGCGAGCTGGCCCGCACTGAGCTTCCTCTCGGAGCCGTCGAAATCGGTCAGCCGCAGACCGAACCGCTCGATCTCGGTCCTCACCCGCGGTCGCACCAGCAGCGCGACGCGGCGTCCGCCGGCCGCCAGCATGCCGCCGACGAAACAGCCGATGGCACCCGCGCCGGCCACCACGATCGGTCGATCCGTCATCGCCTCGCCTTGCTCCTCGAACGACCCGCCTTCGATAGCAGAGGCGCGGCCGGCAACCAATCGCGGCGCATCCGCCTTGTAACCGTCATGAGCGCCCCATATGTTTTCGCCCCGGGGGCAGTCAGCGGCAGCGCTCGCCGAACGAGACGCCAAAGGAGAGCAGCATGGGTCTACTCGACGTCCTCAACGGCATGCAGAACGGCCCGCGCGGCCCCTCTACGCCGAACTCGGAGAAATCCTCCGGCGGCATGTCGCCGATGACCATGGCGCTGCTCGGCCTGCTCGCCTGGAAAGCGTTCAAGCACATGACCGCAAACCAGTCCGGCACGGCACCGCAACCGTCGCCAACGCCGGCGCCTCCGCCGGTGAACACAGCGGACAATGGCGGTCTTGGCGGCCTTGGAGGCCTGCTCAAAGGCGGGCTCGGCGGCCTGCTCGCGGGCGGCGCGGCCGGCACCGTGCTCAGCGGCGGGCTCGGCGATCTCCTCAACCAGCTTCAGCAGGCCGGCCACGGCGACGCCGCGAATTCCTGGGTCAGCAAGGGAGAGAACAAGCCGATCGCACCGGGCGATCTCGCCAGCGCACTCGGTGCCGATCAGATCGACAGCCTGTCCGCGCAGAGCGGCCTGTCGCGCGAGGAGTTGCTGTCCGGCCTCAGTCAGTATCTGCCCCAGGTAGTCGACCATTTGACGCCGGACGGACGGCTGCCGACCGAACACGAGATCTCGAGCAGACTCTAGTTGGACCTTGATCGACGCGCTTTCGGGAAGGGGAGCAGACTCATGAGCATGGGCGGCCTGTTGTGGATCATCGTCGTCGGCTTCGTTGCCGGCCTCATTGCGCGCTGGCTGGCGCCGGGACCGAACAACCCAAGCGGCTTCATCTTCACCACCATCCTCGGCATCGCCGGCGCGTTTTCTGGCGACCTTCGTCGGCCAGGCCATCGGCCATTACAGCCCCGGCCAGGGCGCCGGCTTCATCATGGCCACGGTCGGTGCGGTGGTGGTGCTGTTCATCTGGCACCGGCTGGTGGCCAGCGGCATGATCAAGGGGTAGCGGCATAGGGGGTAGGCACGCTGCCGCCTCTCGCCCGGTCATTGCGGGGAGCTCTTGCGACGAAGCAATCCAGGATGTCTCCGCGGAGAGATTCCTGGATTGCTTAGCTACGCTCGACAGCAATGACGAACTCACGCGATCAAATGCATCCCCGCATCCATGCGCACGACCTCGCCGGTCATGTTGCTGGAGGCCGGCATCGCCAGGAAGCAGACGAGCTGTGCGATATCTTCCGCGGTCGACGCGACCTTGAGCGGCACCTTCGCCACCACGCTGTCGCGCACCTGCTTGGCCCCTGCCTCGCCGCGGCCCTTGGTGAACCAGGGCGTGTCGATATAGCCGGGACACACCGTGTTGACACGGATCAGCGGCGCCAGCGCGCGCGACAGCGATAGCGTCATGGTGTTGAGCGCGCCCTTGCTGGCGGCGTAGGCGATCGACGAGCCGACGCCGCTGATGCCGGCGACCGAGGACACGTTGACCACGGCGGAGGGGCGCCCCGAGCCCTTTGCGCCGGCCTCGAGCAGGCTGCGCGCGGCCCGCACCATCTGGAACGGCCCGATGGTATTGACGCCGTACACGCGCTGGAAATCTTCAGCCGACAATCCGTCGAGATCGGCGTGAGCCACGTGCTTGGTAGTGCCGGCATTGTTGACGAGGATGTCGAGCCGGCCCCACCCGCCGGCGGCCGCGACGATCTTGCGGCAATCGTCATCCTTGGAAACGTCGCCCTGCGCCACCAGCACTTCCGCAGCGCCGGCCTTGCGGCAGAGCTCCGCGGTGGCCTCGGCCTCCTTCTGGCTCGAAGAGTAGTTGATGACGAGCCGCGCCCCGCTCCGTGCAAGAATTTCCGCCGTCGCCGCGCCAAGGCCGGAGGCAGACCCCGTCACGATTGCGCACAGACTGTCCTTTGCCATCCTGGTTTCCTTCCCCTGTCTCTGATGCAAGCCTTGAGGTGCCGGCCTTGTTTAGCGAGTTTGCCGTGCGCTGCAAATCGAGCAAACTCCGTTAAACGGAATTAGCCTCTATTGGTCCTGGCGCCCATGCCCGCGCCGCAGGTTGACCTGCGATCAACGCTTGCCAGGGCCATGGCTTTTTCGGATCATCAGGCGCAAGAAGACCCTGCGCGGTTCGCTCAACCAGGCGGGACGCGCCAACGGCAAAACACGGGGAACGCTGTGGCGGAGAGTGACAATATCGTCGTCGAGACCGCGGAGAAGATCTTCGCCGATCTCGGCGATCCGCAAACCATCAACAACGACAAGAAGAATTCGTGGCAGGCGCCGTTGTGGCAGGCGCTGAGCGAGGCCGGCCTGCCATTGTCCTGGGTGCCCGATGATCTCGGCGGCTCGGGCGCGAGCCTTGCCGACGGCTTTGCATTGCTGAACGCCGCCGGCCGCTTCGCCGTTGCGGTTCCCCTCGCCGAGACCATGCTGGCGGGCTGGCTGCTGGCCCAGGCGAAGGTCACTTCGCCCGAGGGCGAGA
This region includes:
- a CDS encoding 2-dehydropantoate 2-reductase is translated as MTDRPIVVAGAGAIGCFVGGMLAAGGRRVALLVRPRVRTEIERFGLRLTDFDGSERKLSAGQLALSEDPAIFHSAGIVLVTVKSADTADVADQIAQHAPQDAAIVSLQNGVGNVAVLRERLGGRRVLAGMVPFNVIAMGEGRFHRSTSGDIHIGEDAENTAAALSVPGLAMRASRDIAGVQWGKLMINLNNALSALSDMPLAAQLANRDWRKLFADQMEEGLAALKAAGITPVSATPIPMNWTPALLRLPDMIFNAILGRTMKIDPEARSSMWQDLKQGRKTEIDHLQGAVIALAEQNHLDVPLMRRIVALIKQAEAADNGPPRLTPQQIRG
- a CDS encoding YidB family protein — translated: MGLLDVLNGMQNGPRGPSTPNSEKSSGGMSPMTMALLGLLAWKAFKHMTANQSGTAPQPSPTPAPPPVNTADNGGLGGLGGLLKGGLGGLLAGGAAGTVLSGGLGDLLNQLQQAGHGDAANSWVSKGENKPIAPGDLASALGADQIDSLSAQSGLSREELLSGLSQYLPQVVDHLTPDGRLPTEHEISSRL
- a CDS encoding SDR family oxidoreductase, producing MAKDSLCAIVTGSASGLGAATAEILARSGARLVINYSSSQKEAEATAELCRKAGAAEVLVAQGDVSKDDDCRKIVAAAGGWGRLDILVNNAGTTKHVAHADLDGLSAEDFQRVYGVNTIGPFQMVRAARSLLEAGAKGSGRPSAVVNVSSVAGISGVGSSIAYAASKGALNTMTLSLSRALAPLIRVNTVCPGYIDTPWFTKGRGEAGAKQVRDSVVAKVPLKVASTAEDIAQLVCFLAMPASSNMTGEVVRMDAGMHLIA
- a CDS encoding RraA family protein, with protein sequence MTITIAASSVPKPPADIIEGFRGAPTSVISDNLARLPGAVGLKPWHRRGKLVGTAFTVRTRPGDNLAIHRALELVGPGDVIVVDGGGDETRALVGEIMKNIAQWRKAEGYVIDGAIRDVAAFAADDFPCYARAVIHRGPYKNGPGEINVPVSIGGSVIAPGDIVVGDEDGVVSFPAAGAAALLEAVRAQVAREEETLKAIREGRYQGAYGKS
- a CDS encoding AMP-binding protein; amino-acid sequence: MLLPLSDVPRWYAERKPQGMIAVRHGQDTLTWDELERGANRRARAFAAKGVKPGDFVAIGLPNGNAFFETSFAVWKCGATPTSLSWRLPRGEAAAVLDILKPALVVGGEIDWNAPNRLPADFVPEGFSDEPLAPPVARYWKAMTSGGSTGRPKVILDHHPAVTDTAATPPLNIPFGVSLLNPGPLYHNAPFILSHYALFTGGQLTGLVKFDAEETLRQIERERVQWVNFVPTMMHRIWALPENVRNAYDLSSLQTVFHMAAPMPPWLKENWIAWLGPERIWELYGSTERQGACIISGTEWLTHKGSVGKIGDMAKLRIIGEDGNDVAPGETGEIYFLNNEGKDATYHYLGAEPKRRSDGWESLGDIGRLDADGYLYLGDRLADMVLRGGANIYPAEVEAAVSACPGVRSCVAVGLPDPELGQRVHAIIEPESDADGQAIADGMAEFLKDRLSRYKHPESFEFVGAPPRDDSGKVRRTLLRNERAAWMKEGRAFRIWPAMARAHAG